TCCCCACTGCTGCCTCCCGTAGGAGTCTGGACCGTGTCTCAGTTCCAGTGTGGCTGGTCATCCTCTCAGACCAGCTAAGGATCGTAGCCTAGGTGGGCCATTACCCCGCCTACTAGCTAATCCTATCTGGGTTCATCCAAAGGCATAAGGTCTTTTTTATAATAACAAAAACTTATTCTAATAATAGATCCCCTACTTTGGTCAAACCGACTTTATGCGGTATTAGCTATCGTTTCCAATAGTTATCCCCCTCCGTTGGGCAGATCCCCAGATTTTACTCACCCGTTCGCCGCTTGCCAGACAGAATAACAAAAAATGTTACTCCCTGTTTGCCGCTCGACTTGCATGTGTTAAGCTTACCGTCAGCGTTCAATCTGAGCCATGATCAAACTCTTCAATTTCAAAAAAATCTATCATCAATGTTACACACGAGTTATATCATATGATCATACAATATAACAAATGCATACATATTAAATAGTTTAGTACATTACACTTATATGCGTTTAAGTGCCCACATAAATTATTTAAATAAAGACTTAATTTTTAAAGAACTGTTCTATGTATTATACAAACAACATAAAATTAATTTTTATCATTAATTTTAATGTATGTCAAGAGTAATTTTATTTTATATTTAAAAAATTTAAGATAGGCTATCTGATAGAATTTTATTAATTTAAGAATAACAACTATACTTAATACATAAGCCTATGTATTAAGTATAGTTGTTACTATGTCATAGTATTATGTAAATATTTAATTATTAATTATAAATATAATATGTTATGAGGATTTTATGATGAAATCGTTGTTATTTATTCGTCGTGCTTTAATAAGTGTTTTTGAAAAATCTAATGTTTTAAAATTTTCTCATTCTTTAAATCAAAAAGGTGTTCAATTGCTTGCAACCGGTGGTACAGCGCAAGTTTTATTAAATTTTGGTTTACCAGTATGTAAACTTACTGAATATACTAAAGCGCCAGAAATAATGAACGGACGCATTAAAACATTACATTACAAAATATTTGCTGGTATTCTTAGTAGACCAGCATTAGATAGTTCTATTATGCATGAAAATAATATTCAGCCTATTGATATGGTAGTAGTTAATTTTTATACTTTTAGTTCTTTATTTTTTAAAAAAAATAAATGTTCTGCTGAACAAATATTAGATTGCATTGATATTGGTGGACCTAGCATGGTTAGGGCAGCAGCAAAGAATTATAAAAATGTAGTGGTCATAGTGGATAATAATGATTATAGCAGAGTTATAGAAGAATTAGATGATAATCGTGGATCAATAAGTTTACAAACTCGTTTTTATTTAGCTACAAAAGCGTTTAAATATGTCGCTGCATATGATAGTGCAATTGCTGATTATTTTGATGCTCAAATAAAAAGTGATGTTTATATTCCAGTTGTAAATGGAAAAAATTTTGAAAAACAGTCTTGTGATGCTTTTCCGAAAGATTTAAATATTATGAATATTAAATTTAAGAAAAAACAAAATATGCGTTACGGAGAAAATCCACATCAATACTCTGCATTATATGTAGTAGATTTGGAGCAGCGTACTGGATCTGTAACTACCACTCGACAATTGCAAGGAAAACCGTTATCTTATAATAATATTATTGATGTAGATACAGCTTTGGAATGTGTGAAACTATTTGATCAGCCGACTTGTGTCATTATAAAACACGCAAATCCCTGTGGTGTTGCTACATCAGATACAACATGTGATGCTTATATGAAGGCTTATCAATCAGATCCCGTTTCTGCTTTTGGTGGAGTTATTGCATTTAATAGGGATTTAGATGGAACCACAGCACAAATGATTTTAGAAAATCAATTTGTAGAAGTGATTGTTGCTCCAAATATTCATGTAAATTGCATTGAAATTTTGTCTAAAAAACAATTAATACGAGTTTTGGAATGTGGGATGTTAGGTTTTAGTGAAAAATTTGTAGATTTTAAGCGAGTTAATGGTGGATTGTTAGTACAGAATTATAATAATTCTATTTTAAATATAAAAAATTTAGAAGTAGTGACTTTACGTCAACCAACATCTGCAGAAATTAAAGATGCTTTATTTTGTTGGAAAGTAGTTAAATTTGTTAAGTCTAACGCAGTTGTTTGTGGTAAAAATTGTCAGACTATTGGTATTGGTGCAGGGCAGATGAGTCGGGTATCTGCGGTTAAAATAGTTAATGATTGTGTTAATAACAACGGGGTTTTATTAAATGAACACAAAGAATTAGTTATGGCTTCTGATGCGTTTTTCCCTTTTTCTGATGTAATACATATTGCTTTTCAGATGGGTGTTAGTTGTATTATCCAACCAGGAGGTTCTATTAGAGATAAAGAAATTATTAAAATTGCTGATAAATACAATATTTCGATGATTTTTACGCATATGCGGCATTTTAGACATTAATTATATGGAAAATGATATGATTATTGATAAAAACGCAGCTCTTTGGTTATAGACTAAGGATTAATTTGTTTATTTAAAGTTAATATTGTCAAGGATTAAATATTTATTATAATATTGTATATTACGTAACTTTTATTATAAGTAAATTATATAATTTATCGAAAAAATTCATTGTTTATGTGTAATGAACGTGCTTCATTATTATTTGGGATGTAATTTAAATTTTACTAGAGTCATCTAGTGAATTTTTATAATTGTAAAAGTAATATATTTTATATATAAATATTTTTGCATTTAATGTAACCTATACATGGTTGGTATAAATATATTTATTTAAGTTTTATTGACTGACGTTTCTTTTATATGTTGTGCATTTAACAATTCAGCTAGGTTAGCAGATGCTTCGTCTGCGGTTATTTGTGTAGATATATTTTTTGTATTAGTAGATTTATTGGAAGAGTAAAATTGATGTTGTTTAACAGTACTAGTTTTAAAATTATTAGCATTATTATTTTTACGACGTTGAAGTTGATTATGTATACGCTCTTGATGATAAGAGTATCCAGTTCCTGCTGGGATTAATCTTCCAACGATTACATTCTCTTTGAGACCACGTAATTCGTCTTTTTTTCCAGCTACGGATGATTCGGTGAGTACACGTGTAGTTTCTTGAAAAGATGCTGCAGAAATGAATGATTCTGTAGTGAGCGATGCTTTAGTAATACCTAGTAAATTACGTACAAAG
This sequence is a window from Candidatus Blochmannia ocreatus. Protein-coding genes within it:
- the purH gene encoding bifunctional phosphoribosylaminoimidazolecarboxamide formyltransferase/IMP cyclohydrolase — encoded protein: MMKSLLFIRRALISVFEKSNVLKFSHSLNQKGVQLLATGGTAQVLLNFGLPVCKLTEYTKAPEIMNGRIKTLHYKIFAGILSRPALDSSIMHENNIQPIDMVVVNFYTFSSLFFKKNKCSAEQILDCIDIGGPSMVRAAAKNYKNVVVIVDNNDYSRVIEELDDNRGSISLQTRFYLATKAFKYVAAYDSAIADYFDAQIKSDVYIPVVNGKNFEKQSCDAFPKDLNIMNIKFKKKQNMRYGENPHQYSALYVVDLEQRTGSVTTTRQLQGKPLSYNNIIDVDTALECVKLFDQPTCVIIKHANPCGVATSDTTCDAYMKAYQSDPVSAFGGVIAFNRDLDGTTAQMILENQFVEVIVAPNIHVNCIEILSKKQLIRVLECGMLGFSEKFVDFKRVNGGLLVQNYNNSILNIKNLEVVTLRQPTSAEIKDALFCWKVVKFVKSNAVVCGKNCQTIGIGAGQMSRVSAVKIVNDCVNNNGVLLNEHKELVMASDAFFPFSDVIHIAFQMGVSCIIQPGGSIRDKEIIKIADKYNISMIFTHMRHFRH